In the genome of Pediococcus claussenii ATCC BAA-344, one region contains:
- a CDS encoding 3'-5' exonuclease, protein MNFIAMDFETAAPNRDSACSIALTIIQNNQITDELYSLINPEVEFNWRNIQVHGIHEEDVVDAPTFPELWPYISEFFTPDQIVVAHNASFDNSVLKKTLERYQIGRLPYLSIDTLKTSKQFYPFLPNHKLNTLCSSLGIELDHHHNALDDSKACANILLKETEEFGPESIQPFVRNIS, encoded by the coding sequence ATGAATTTTATAGCAATGGATTTCGAAACCGCTGCACCAAACCGTGATAGTGCTTGCTCAATCGCGCTTACCATTATTCAAAACAATCAGATAACAGATGAACTCTATTCCCTCATCAATCCCGAAGTTGAATTCAACTGGCGTAATATACAGGTTCATGGCATTCATGAAGAAGATGTTGTAGACGCTCCCACTTTTCCAGAACTTTGGCCATACATCAGTGAATTTTTCACACCAGATCAGATTGTTGTGGCTCACAATGCTTCCTTTGATAATAGCGTTCTTAAGAAAACTCTGGAACGTTACCAAATTGGTCGTCTACCATATCTATCAATTGATACTCTAAAAACTTCTAAGCAATTTTATCCATTCCTCCCCAACCACAAGCTGAATACTCTTTGCAGCAGCCTAGGAATTGAGCTTGATCATCACCATAACGCTCTTGATGATAGCAAGGCATGCGCAAATATTCTTCTTAAGGAAACTGAAGAATTCGGACCAGAATCAATTCAACCATTTGTTCGCAATATTAGTTAA
- a CDS encoding GNAT family N-acetyltransferase has protein sequence MSDEVGLREASFGDGEQIFTLFSELNLESDSLQMDDLSDRSISKINKQLAFIQSSSTNLILVATLGDELIGVITIIQSNSVEERTAELGVGVLKEYWHQGIGSMLVDEALYWAQNFSDLNSIWLDVFADNQYAYRIYQSMGFTLTKKAVQNGRRVIHMELEFN, from the coding sequence TTGAGTGATGAAGTAGGACTTAGAGAAGCATCTTTTGGGGATGGGGAACAGATTTTTACGTTGTTTTCCGAGTTAAACTTAGAATCGGACAGCTTACAAATGGACGATCTTAGTGATAGGTCAATTTCTAAAATTAATAAACAACTCGCGTTTATTCAATCAAGTTCAACTAACTTGATTTTAGTTGCGACACTTGGGGATGAATTGATTGGAGTTATCACAATTATTCAAAGTAATAGTGTCGAAGAAAGGACTGCTGAATTAGGTGTGGGTGTTTTGAAAGAATACTGGCACCAGGGAATTGGCAGCATGTTGGTTGACGAAGCACTGTATTGGGCACAAAATTTTAGCGACTTGAATTCTATCTGGTTAGACGTTTTTGCTGATAATCAGTACGCATACCGTATTTATCAATCGATGGGATTCACGCTAACAAAAAAAGCCGTCCAGAATGGACGACGAGTGATTCATATGGAGCTTGAGTTTAACTAA
- the cdaA gene encoding diadenylate cyclase CdaA yields MDIDWSQLLTWSNLINLVDIVVVWFVIYELIMLLRGTKAVQLFRGIMVIIVIMLISWYLGLGTVFWIMNQVINWGVIAMVVIFQPEIRRGLEHLGRGSIFARNRSQNEAEEKMIEALDKAIQYMAKRRIGALISIQMETGLEDYIETGIPLDADISGELLINIFIPNTPLHDGAVIIRNHKIAVAAAYLPLSQSNLIPKELGTRHRAAVGMSEVTDALTVVVSEETGEVSIMKDGELLRDMDQESYLRYFRAHLISDDEVDAHPFFTSIGENIAGFFKGGNRK; encoded by the coding sequence ATGGACATTGATTGGTCCCAACTATTAACGTGGAGTAATCTGATTAACTTGGTAGACATTGTAGTTGTTTGGTTTGTTATCTATGAGTTAATTATGTTGTTGAGGGGTACTAAAGCAGTTCAATTATTTAGGGGTATCATGGTTATTATCGTGATAATGCTAATTAGTTGGTACTTGGGACTTGGAACTGTATTTTGGATCATGAATCAGGTGATTAACTGGGGTGTAATTGCTATGGTTGTAATCTTTCAACCTGAAATTCGACGTGGCCTGGAGCATCTTGGACGTGGCTCAATCTTTGCAAGAAATCGTTCGCAAAATGAAGCGGAAGAGAAGATGATCGAAGCATTGGATAAGGCAATTCAATATATGGCCAAGCGGCGAATTGGAGCACTAATCTCAATTCAAATGGAGACCGGATTAGAAGATTATATCGAGACAGGTATCCCCCTTGACGCTGACATATCCGGGGAATTATTGATCAACATTTTTATTCCAAATACACCATTACATGACGGTGCTGTTATCATTCGTAATCATAAAATTGCTGTTGCGGCTGCTTATCTACCGCTTTCCCAAAGTAATTTAATTCCTAAAGAATTAGGGACTCGTCATAGGGCGGCTGTTGGAATGAGTGAAGTGACCGACGCCTTAACCGTTGTTGTTTCGGAAGAAACTGGTGAGGTTTCCATCATGAAGGATGGCGAGCTATTACGTGATATGGATCAGGAAAGTTATTTACGTTATTTCCGAGCACATTTAATTAGTGATGATGAAGTCGACGCACATCCTTTCTTTACTTCGATTGGGGAAAATATTGCAGGCTTCTTTAAAGGAGGTAATCGCAAATGA
- the tsaE gene encoding tRNA (adenosine(37)-N6)-threonylcarbamoyltransferase complex ATPase subunit type 1 TsaE has translation MEIVQLKNEDETLQFGEKLGKKLEADDVLILNGDLGAGKTTLTKGIAKGLGIKRYVKSPTYTIIHEYHDGRLPLYHMDAYRLEDGGADDLGLDDYFMGGGVTVIEWPQFVEDFLPDEYMIINIDRSSDNRQRFVTMESHGEHFAQIIKEMGNWNFE, from the coding sequence ATGGAAATAGTTCAATTAAAAAATGAAGATGAAACACTGCAATTTGGTGAAAAACTGGGTAAAAAGCTCGAGGCAGATGATGTTTTAATCCTAAACGGAGATTTAGGAGCTGGCAAAACGACTTTAACAAAGGGAATTGCCAAGGGATTAGGAATTAAACGTTATGTTAAAAGTCCAACATACACAATTATTCATGAGTATCATGATGGTAGGTTGCCACTATATCATATGGATGCATATCGTTTAGAGGACGGTGGCGCAGATGATTTAGGCTTAGATGATTATTTTATGGGCGGCGGAGTAACTGTTATCGAGTGGCCACAGTTTGTTGAAGACTTTTTGCCTGATGAATATATGATTATTAATATCGATCGCAGTAGTGATAATCGTCAACGCTTTGTGACAATGGAAAGCCACGGGGAACATTTTGCTCAGATAATTAAAGAAATGGGTAATTGGAATTTTGAGTGA
- the murB gene encoding UDP-N-acetylmuramate dehydrogenase: MRTSIDEAFPEMRILSDEPLSKYTNTKTGGPADVLVFPESVTETKRLVLWAKETQTPLTVIGNASNLIVRDGGIRGLTLILTKLNHVTVDNNEVLAEAGAALIQTTEVAYENGLTGIEFAAGIPGSIGGAVFMNAGAYGGEISEVVSEAEVLTRDGEIKRLTNRELDFGYRHSSVQDYDDIVLSATFKLRSGDKTKIRSRMDELNFLRASKQPLEYPSCGSVFKRPTGYFTGKLIHEAGLQGFTIGGAQVSKKHAGFIINVGGATATDYLDVIHYVQEKVNEQFGVPLETEVRIIGEEK, from the coding sequence ATGAGAACTTCCATTGATGAGGCATTTCCAGAAATGCGTATTTTAAGTGATGAACCATTGTCAAAATATACCAATACTAAAACGGGTGGACCGGCCGATGTACTCGTTTTCCCTGAATCGGTCACTGAAACTAAACGATTAGTATTATGGGCCAAAGAAACTCAAACTCCTTTAACGGTGATTGGAAATGCAAGTAATTTAATTGTTAGAGATGGTGGAATTCGAGGGTTAACCCTGATTTTAACCAAACTAAATCATGTAACCGTTGATAATAATGAAGTGTTGGCAGAAGCTGGAGCAGCCTTGATTCAAACTACGGAAGTTGCATACGAAAATGGTTTGACAGGAATTGAATTTGCTGCAGGAATTCCTGGTTCAATTGGGGGTGCTGTGTTCATGAATGCTGGCGCCTATGGTGGCGAAATTAGCGAAGTGGTTTCAGAAGCTGAAGTTCTTACCAGAGATGGTGAAATCAAGCGACTTACTAATCGTGAACTTGATTTCGGATATCGTCATAGTAGTGTGCAGGATTATGACGATATTGTTCTTTCAGCAACGTTCAAGTTGCGAAGTGGTGATAAAACAAAGATTCGTAGTCGGATGGACGAGTTGAACTTCTTGCGGGCGTCAAAACAGCCATTAGAGTATCCTTCCTGTGGTAGTGTTTTTAAACGTCCGACTGGATATTTTACTGGCAAATTAATTCATGAAGCAGGATTGCAGGGCTTCACAATTGGTGGCGCGCAAGTTTCAAAAAAACATGCTGGGTTCATTATTAACGTTGGCGGTGCGACAGCAACTGACTATCTCGACGTTATTCACTATGTTCAAGAAAAAGTTAACGAACAATTTGGTGTACCTTTGGAAACTGAAGTACGAATTATTGGTGAAGAAAAATAG
- the glmM gene encoding phosphoglucosamine mutase: MKLKYFGTDGVRGIANETLTPELAFRLGRTGGYILTQHAKDGKTQPRVLVSRDTRISGQLLMQALISGLLSVGIEVMDMGVVTTPGVAYLVRRQEADAGVMITASHNPVQDNGIKFFGSDGYKLSDELEAEIEELLDAEKDELPRPSAKGLGTVTDYPEGALNYISFLEQTIPDDLGGLNIAIDAANGATSNFVSQIFADLNTDFVTMGTKPDGLNINDGVGSTHPEALAKFVIEKGADMGVAFDGDGDRCIAVDEKGNIVDGDKIMFICGKYLSERGRLKKDTVVTTVMSNLGLYKALEANNLTSVKTQVGDRYVVEEMLKSGYNLGGEQSGHIVFLDHNTTGDGMLTAIQLMYVVKQSGKKLSELAEEVHTYPQKLINVKVQDKKMALENQAIKDVIEQVEKEMNGDGRVLVRPSGTEDLLRIMAEAATPEAVDMYVDRIVAVVKSEVGRN; encoded by the coding sequence ATGAAGTTAAAATATTTTGGAACAGATGGTGTTCGTGGAATTGCTAATGAAACCTTAACACCTGAGTTAGCATTTCGATTAGGTCGAACCGGTGGGTATATATTAACCCAACACGCTAAGGATGGGAAGACTCAACCACGTGTGCTTGTTTCACGAGATACTCGTATTTCTGGGCAACTGTTGATGCAGGCTCTAATCTCAGGATTATTATCTGTTGGAATTGAAGTTATGGATATGGGTGTAGTAACAACTCCTGGTGTAGCATATTTGGTTCGTCGACAAGAGGCTGATGCAGGTGTTATGATCACCGCCTCACATAATCCAGTTCAAGATAACGGAATTAAGTTTTTTGGATCTGATGGTTACAAGCTTTCAGATGAATTAGAAGCCGAAATTGAAGAATTGTTAGATGCTGAGAAAGATGAACTGCCTCGTCCATCCGCAAAAGGATTGGGAACAGTTACTGATTATCCAGAGGGAGCACTTAATTACATTTCCTTTTTAGAGCAAACTATTCCCGATGATCTAGGTGGGTTGAACATAGCAATTGATGCTGCCAATGGAGCAACAAGTAATTTTGTGTCTCAGATTTTTGCTGATTTAAATACGGACTTTGTAACAATGGGAACTAAACCAGACGGATTAAATATTAACGATGGAGTTGGTTCGACCCATCCTGAGGCACTTGCTAAGTTTGTGATTGAAAAAGGTGCTGACATGGGAGTCGCATTTGATGGTGACGGGGATCGATGTATTGCGGTTGATGAAAAAGGAAATATCGTTGATGGCGACAAGATTATGTTTATTTGTGGTAAGTATTTAAGTGAACGTGGTCGCTTGAAAAAAGACACGGTGGTTACGACGGTTATGAGCAATCTTGGTCTGTACAAGGCGTTAGAGGCTAATAATTTAACTTCTGTGAAAACACAAGTTGGTGATCGCTACGTTGTTGAAGAAATGTTGAAGAGTGGTTATAACTTGGGTGGAGAGCAATCTGGTCATATTGTATTCCTCGATCACAATACAACTGGCGATGGAATGTTGACCGCTATTCAACTTATGTACGTTGTGAAGCAATCCGGTAAGAAGTTATCTGAGTTAGCGGAAGAAGTCCATACTTATCCGCAAAAGCTGATTAATGTAAAGGTCCAAGATAAGAAGATGGCGCTTGAAAACCAAGCTATTAAAGATGTAATTGAACAGGTTGAAAAAGAAATGAATGGTGATGGGCGTGTACTTGTACGACCATCCGGTACAGAAGATTTGCTAAGAATTATGGCTGAGGCTGCTACTCCTGAAGCAGTTGACATGTATGTGGATCGTATCGTCGCCGTTGTTAAGAGCGAGGTTGGTCGTAACTAA
- the glmS gene encoding glutamine--fructose-6-phosphate transaminase (isomerizing), translating to MCGIVGVVGDPDALNILVSGLKKLEYRGYDSAGVYVTGENQSDYLVKAQGKIANLEKKITDDVHGTTGIGHTRWATHGEPSVDNAHPHFSNDHRFYLVHNGVIDNFNELKQRYLADIDFKSETDTEVVVQLVSKFANEGLDTKEAFKKSLSLLNNSSYAFLLMDQKDPNTIYVAKNKSPMLIGLGDGFNVICSDALAMLQRTNRFMEIHDGEMATISAKDVKIEDKDGNQITREPFEVDVDAADINKGAYPYYMLKEIDEQPAVIHRIQSAYLNKNEVQLNSNLMDKLTNASRIYIVGAGTSYHAGLVGKHLFEKIAQIPTEVVVSSEFAYDDPLIEQDAFFIFLSQSGETADSRQVLVRVNDEWKKPSLTITNVANSTLAREAEFSVTLEAGPEIAVASTKAYTAQIALEAIIATAIGRTKNFEMAQNLDIDLELSKVANAMQAVVDEKGRIEQVAVDNLSDTRNAFYIGRGLDYFVALEASLKLKEISYIQAEGFASGELKHGTIALIEKGTPVLGIITQPQTADNTRSNLQETKARGANVITIVSESLAQTEDTLIIPDVNPDFAPLVSVVVGQLMAYYATLQRGYNVDQPRNLAKSVTVE from the coding sequence ATGTGTGGAATTGTTGGCGTTGTTGGTGATCCAGATGCATTAAACATTTTGGTTAGTGGACTAAAAAAGCTTGAGTATCGTGGATACGATTCGGCCGGAGTGTATGTTACGGGTGAAAATCAATCTGATTATCTTGTAAAGGCTCAGGGAAAGATTGCTAATCTAGAGAAAAAAATCACAGATGATGTGCATGGAACAACTGGGATTGGACATACTCGTTGGGCTACACATGGTGAACCAAGTGTTGATAACGCGCACCCTCATTTTTCAAATGACCATCGTTTCTACCTAGTTCACAATGGAGTTATTGATAATTTTAATGAGTTAAAGCAACGGTATTTAGCTGATATTGACTTTAAGAGTGAGACTGATACTGAAGTTGTTGTACAGCTAGTTTCTAAGTTTGCTAATGAAGGTTTAGACACAAAAGAAGCATTTAAAAAATCACTTAGTTTGTTGAATAATTCCTCCTATGCATTTTTATTGATGGATCAGAAGGACCCTAATACAATTTACGTTGCAAAAAATAAAAGTCCAATGTTAATTGGCTTGGGAGACGGTTTTAATGTTATTTGTAGTGATGCACTAGCAATGTTACAACGGACAAACCGCTTTATGGAAATTCACGATGGTGAAATGGCAACTATTTCTGCCAAGGATGTCAAGATTGAAGACAAAGATGGCAATCAGATTACACGAGAGCCATTTGAAGTTGATGTGGATGCTGCTGACATAAATAAGGGTGCGTACCCGTATTACATGTTAAAAGAAATTGACGAACAGCCAGCTGTTATTCATCGCATTCAGAGTGCTTACCTTAACAAAAATGAGGTTCAACTTAATTCGAATTTGATGGATAAGCTTACCAATGCTTCACGTATTTATATTGTTGGGGCCGGGACAAGTTATCATGCCGGTCTGGTCGGCAAACACTTATTCGAAAAGATTGCCCAGATTCCTACTGAAGTTGTTGTATCATCGGAGTTTGCGTACGATGATCCTTTGATTGAACAGGATGCATTCTTCATTTTCTTGAGTCAAAGTGGGGAGACGGCAGATAGCCGGCAAGTTTTGGTACGAGTAAACGATGAATGGAAGAAACCTAGTTTGACGATCACAAACGTTGCTAATTCTACACTAGCACGGGAGGCAGAATTTTCCGTGACATTAGAAGCAGGACCTGAGATTGCGGTTGCATCTACCAAAGCATATACAGCTCAGATTGCGTTAGAAGCTATTATTGCAACAGCGATTGGGCGTACCAAGAATTTCGAAATGGCGCAAAACTTAGATATTGATTTAGAACTAAGCAAGGTTGCTAATGCCATGCAAGCAGTTGTTGATGAGAAAGGTCGAATTGAACAAGTGGCCGTTGATAATTTATCTGATACACGAAATGCTTTTTATATAGGACGTGGTTTGGATTACTTTGTAGCACTTGAAGCATCACTTAAGTTAAAAGAAATTTCGTATATTCAGGCGGAAGGTTTTGCGTCTGGCGAGCTCAAGCATGGGACAATTGCTTTAATTGAAAAGGGAACACCAGTACTTGGGATCATTACTCAACCGCAAACGGCTGATAACACGCGAAGTAATTTACAGGAAACTAAAGCGCGGGGAGCTAACGTCATCACCATTGTTAGTGAAAGCTTAGCGCAAACGGAAGATACGCTGATTATTCCAGATGTAAACCCAGATTTTGCGCCGTTAGTTAGTGTAGTAGTTGGACAGTTAATGGCCTACTATGCAACGTTACAACGGGGTTATAATGTTGACCAACCTAGAAATTTAGCTAAAAGTGTAACAGTTGAATAA
- a CDS encoding uracil-DNA glycosylase, with protein MKKIINNDWQEILEPEFEKEYYKRLHLFLKQEYAKQNIHPGMYQIFQAFDWTPYNKVKVVILGQDPYHGPNQAHGLSFSVQPGVAVPPSLQNIYKELQDDLGFVPVKHGYLKKWADQGVLLLNSVLTVRDGQAFSHQGHGWETLTDRVIELLSERDQPVVFILWGKAARNKIKLIDQSRNVIIQSAHPSPLSAYRGFFGSKPFSKTNAALVAMGEKPIDWQLPDNPNEE; from the coding sequence TTGAAGAAAATTATTAATAATGACTGGCAAGAAATTTTAGAGCCAGAGTTTGAAAAAGAATATTACAAGCGACTCCATCTTTTTTTAAAACAAGAATATGCGAAGCAAAATATTCACCCTGGAATGTATCAAATTTTTCAGGCTTTTGATTGGACACCATATAATAAAGTAAAAGTTGTTATCTTAGGTCAGGATCCGTACCATGGACCAAATCAAGCACATGGATTAAGCTTTTCAGTTCAACCAGGTGTTGCGGTTCCTCCTTCACTGCAAAACATTTATAAAGAATTGCAAGATGATCTAGGATTTGTTCCTGTGAAGCATGGTTATTTAAAAAAATGGGCTGATCAGGGAGTGTTACTTCTGAATTCTGTTTTGACAGTCCGAGACGGACAAGCTTTTTCACACCAAGGACATGGATGGGAAACATTGACTGATCGCGTAATTGAGTTATTATCTGAACGTGATCAACCGGTGGTGTTTATTTTGTGGGGAAAGGCGGCACGCAATAAAATCAAGTTAATAGATCAAAGTCGTAACGTCATAATTCAGTCGGCTCATCCGAGCCCACTATCAGCTTATAGAGGCTTTTTTGGTTCTAAGCCTTTTTCAAAGACAAATGCAGCACTGGTTGCGATGGGAGAGAAACCAATTGACTGGCAACTGCCAGATAATCCAAATGAGGAGTAA
- a CDS encoding Gfo/Idh/MocA family protein: protein MKKIGVIGLGTIAQKAYLPVFADLRENYDWVLTTRDGEKLSSLALKYGFKKGFQSIGELLKSGIDAIFIHTPTATHYDIIKKCLNAGIDVYVDKPISENLDEVTEMYNLAESKGLLLTCGFNRRFIPFNKQIRLDTNRRVEVVKNRIGEQQDVNYAIFDLLLHCVDTAIFEMGTSKAIYESGLIQAKDQKLVSAEVVMRDGFKVGRAVIDMQAGANRETVQVVNEKGIMQVKDCRQLDIIADASDQTFMAPDWESNLITRGFQPLILDFLKALDTRNNPVPPETAILSHKICTDLISRAKVLK, encoded by the coding sequence GTGAAAAAAATTGGAGTAATTGGACTTGGGACAATCGCACAAAAAGCATATCTCCCAGTTTTTGCAGATTTACGAGAAAATTATGATTGGGTACTAACAACTCGTGACGGAGAAAAGTTGAGTAGCTTGGCTCTTAAATATGGATTTAAGAAGGGCTTTCAATCTATTGGTGAGCTTCTTAAATCAGGGATTGATGCGATATTCATTCATACGCCAACAGCGACACATTACGATATTATAAAAAAATGTTTGAATGCAGGAATTGATGTTTATGTTGATAAACCAATCTCAGAAAATTTAGACGAGGTTACAGAAATGTATAATTTAGCTGAATCAAAGGGGCTGTTATTAACTTGTGGGTTCAATCGTAGATTTATCCCATTTAATAAACAAATTAGGCTAGACACTAATCGGCGTGTTGAGGTTGTTAAGAACAGGATCGGGGAACAACAGGACGTTAATTATGCTATTTTTGATCTCCTATTACACTGTGTTGATACAGCAATTTTTGAAATGGGTACTTCAAAAGCAATTTATGAGTCAGGATTAATTCAGGCAAAAGATCAAAAACTAGTCTCGGCCGAAGTAGTAATGAGAGACGGTTTTAAAGTTGGACGAGCTGTGATTGATATGCAGGCCGGGGCTAACCGCGAAACGGTTCAAGTTGTTAATGAAAAGGGCATTATGCAAGTTAAAGATTGTCGACAATTAGATATTATAGCTGACGCAAGTGACCAAACTTTTATGGCGCCAGATTGGGAAAGTAATTTGATTACAAGAGGGTTTCAACCATTAATTTTAGATTTTTTGAAGGCATTGGATACTCGTAATAATCCAGTTCCACCTGAGACAGCAATCTTAAGTCATAAGATTTGCACGGATTTAATAAGCCGTGCGAAAGTGCTAAAATAA
- a CDS encoding ArsR/SmtB family transcription factor, with translation MSFDEMTASQREALALFVDDIEVLNALADSNRQRIIILLGSHLRTGMTVTEITGQMNLSQPAVSHHLKILKQVKIVGSKKNGLQNIYSLTLDNTLLKLEKLVASIRASLQDIEE, from the coding sequence TTGAGCTTTGATGAGATGACGGCTTCACAAAGAGAGGCTTTAGCACTGTTTGTAGATGATATCGAAGTACTGAACGCGTTGGCTGACAGTAATAGACAACGAATTATCATTTTACTTGGATCTCATCTGAGGACGGGAATGACGGTTACTGAGATTACGGGGCAGATGAATTTATCCCAACCAGCTGTTTCGCACCATTTAAAGATTTTAAAGCAAGTCAAAATCGTTGGATCCAAAAAGAATGGATTACAGAATATCTATTCTTTAACGTTGGATAATACTTTATTAAAACTTGAGAAACTAGTGGCATCAATTCGGGCTTCTCTACAAGATATTGAAGAATAG
- a CDS encoding YbbR-like domain-containing protein, with amino-acid sequence MKNFLTKNWMYRILALLLAIALFTYVKTERLSSTRFTGVHSNNNSILMSNKTSTITMPVDLDINNSQYIVTGYPAKVKIELSGPSALVATTVNTQNFKVYLGLRGLSTGTHKVSFKTSGLNKDLSAKVNPGTTKVTIAERKTESFDIQTRFDKNLVKKGYVVGTPQLSTLATTATGSVSDIEKISQVVADVSIPKDTKSDLHAQVMLQALDSRGYIVNVILSPQTINVTLPISKQSDKQKNDDKQSEASSTSSGQTSSSSTNQSN; translated from the coding sequence ATGAAAAACTTCCTTACAAAGAATTGGATGTACCGTATTTTAGCATTATTGTTAGCAATTGCCTTATTTACTTATGTAAAAACTGAGCGCCTTTCTTCAACTAGGTTCACTGGGGTGCACTCTAATAATAATTCAATTTTAATGTCAAATAAAACTAGCACAATTACGATGCCAGTTGACTTGGATATAAATAATTCTCAGTATATAGTGACGGGATATCCTGCAAAAGTTAAGATAGAGTTGTCTGGGCCAAGTGCTTTAGTGGCCACAACCGTGAACACACAAAACTTTAAAGTTTATCTTGGGTTGAGGGGACTATCAACTGGAACTCACAAGGTTAGTTTTAAGACAAGCGGTTTGAATAAGGATCTATCGGCTAAAGTGAATCCTGGTACGACCAAGGTGACTATTGCGGAACGTAAAACAGAGTCATTCGATATTCAGACGAGATTTGATAAGAACTTAGTGAAAAAGGGGTATGTTGTTGGAACGCCGCAACTTAGTACCTTAGCAACAACGGCGACTGGATCAGTTTCTGATATTGAAAAAATATCACAAGTTGTTGCGGATGTTTCGATTCCAAAAGATACGAAGTCTGATTTACATGCACAAGTAATGTTGCAGGCCCTTGATTCTAGAGGATATATTGTTAATGTTATTTTAAGTCCGCAGACGATCAACGTAACGTTACCAATCAGTAAGCAGTCAGATAAACAAAAGAACGACGATAAACAGTCTGAAGCTTCTTCGACTTCGTCCGGTCAAACCAGTTCAAGCTCAACAAATCAATCGAATTAA